The genomic segment GCCATATAACTGCTTTTCTCTAATGTTGTCATTTCATGGTAGAGCAACACGCATAATAGTGCACTGACTCACTGAGCCCCTCttgacttttctttctctgttacactctttaaaaagacacacaaatacactcataacacacacatttgtacattcAGACTGGTTAAAACACCATTTGGTCTGTGTCAACAGAAAGTGCATACATCTGTTTTAACATAAAGCAAGTGAGGGGGAGTGAGATCCAATCACAAGGAGAGTCACAGGAAACACATCCAGGATGCATTTTGGAACATTAATGTACTTAGCACCATCTACTTGTGATCAAATGTTAATACCagttcagaatcagaaatatGATAACTAACCTTTTCCAGCCAGTGTGGAGTGACGATTGGGATTCCTTTGGCCATTGCACAAAGGAACTTGACGGTCCTACGCACTTTATCAGTCACCAGGTAGTTCATGTCTGCCACACCTTTAGCCATGCTGCCTCCTAACCGAGCCAGAACTCTCTCCCCAGATTCATCCACTACACCTGTGAACAGCACCTGAGggggaaagacagacagacagacagacagacagacagacacacacacacacacacacagtgtgaaaacTGTCTCTTCtcaacacaaaccaaacagaaaTGTGAAGGTTTCAGTCTGTAATTTGTTGAAATTCTCCACACATCCTGAAAGCCATCGATAAATACAATTCATCTGGAAAAAATTAAAGATGTCTGTAGCCCTTGTAATACAAATACTTTTGTAATGTGCAGCTGTCCTCACAGcactctcccccccctccctcactcactccccCCCagcatgttttttgtgttttgagagAAGAGGTTTGACGAGAGAgccgaggaggaggtgggaaCTGTTGCGCTGGATGCAGTGAAGCCTGCTGTTGCCCTAAACCTTTTCCAGACTCTTAGACAGCTCTATTTACTGATGGCTTTCGCAACATAATGAAGATtttaacaaataacacaaaaaagtgtgtttttgaacATAAATTAAACCACTCTAAACATCTCTGGTGTGAATGTGATACCATATTAATGCATCATGGTTCTAGCTCCATACTGGGATGACTGTGATCTCAGGtcttatccacatggaaacagaaatgtTGCACATTGGTTGTGTGACAAAGCTGATACGATACAAAACTTGGGGATTCTCCTAAACATGTGTGTACGCATCCTCAATCTTCAAtctcattttcaacatttcattcCCCAAACAAATGTGGAGAATGGCTTTTTGTCATCCAAGTTATACAAAGCAATAAAATCcaagacaaaaactcaaataatCACACTGACTTTATACGCCTGGCTCACAGCTTTACTTCGTCCACCAGGGGCAGGGGAGGAAGCACAGGAGCGAGGAGTCTTTGCCACAGGAGAGGAGCTCGCAGGAGCCTGTCGTTTCCGGGACGCGCCGCTGGTCTGAGTCTGTGGCTGTGAAATGAGAGAGGAATGTTTGTGAGGAGGTGGCAATAGTGCAAGGAAGTCGACGGACAAGGGCTAATTACTGAACAAACAAGGAGAATCATAAGCGTAGGAAGAGTAAAAGAAAGCAGAGGGCATAAATACAACAGTGGGAAGTAACTGTGTGACCACTAAGCCCCTTAATTCATTATTGCATTAATGGTGATGTGGAGCAGGTCAGACCACTCTTGTTGCCAAGAGAGTGGGGAGAGACTAGACAGTCCCTGTTGTTGATGCAGTACATTATGATGGCTGGAAAGACTGACTCAGAGAGAAATGCACCGGGGCCTTCGGCCAAGGTAAAAGCCTTGATTCTCAAGGACAGAGGTTCCTGGACACTCACTGTACACAACTCAGCTCCTCTTTTCTAATCTTAAATTTGATTCTTGAGGTTTCTTTAAGTGTGGCAGCATGAGGCACTGACAAGTCACTCAATGCCAAATGTGCACACCTGTGAGAGCAGCCTGAGAAACAGCCCAGTGAGAACATGGCTGCCATAGGGACACAggttaacaaaaacaaaaaactaatcaAATCTATGCCTGTTCAAGTCTCTGATATCTGAGGAATGTGGTTTTATGTCACTGTTGGACAGTGgcaaatggacactctaaattgaccgtaggtgtgagtgtgagtgggtggttgtttgtctccatgtggccctgtgatggactggtgaccctgtccagggtgtaccctatgtcagctgagactggcaccagtgccccctgtGACCCTTGTGTTCAGGATAAAGCGCTAGAAGACGGTTGGATGGATAGATGGGAAACAGGAGCTggtggtctactgctgcctcagtcACTTGAGTAAATTCAAAGTATTTCAAACTCcaaatcacaaaataagacatttgaactcactgatggaggcagcagaagactaacaactcttgtgtgctgTTATGTacaattgttgattttctctctgaactTGTGAGGGGTGAGCAGTTAACAAAGCcgcacaaacttcagtttccacttTTAAAAGGCTTTCTAATGGTGAGGTAAAATGCTGAACAATTTGTTACGTGATTGTATACTTAAGTATGTAGGACTTTAAAAGGTGagacttttaaaatgtccataacatgtttttccttgtgGCAAGTAGGTTTCCAGAGAGCGCAAATCTCCATGGCTCAGGCTGCTACCCAGCACTGACTATGAGTCAGTACCACATACAAAAACACCCTTTAATTGatgattatatttgttttaatcaaaACAACACCCTCCTAAGaccttaaattaaattaatcaaGTTACCTCCGTTGATTGCCCTTCTGTATCCTGTTCCAGGGAATTGGAGGAATTTTCACTTTCTTCCTGCtgctttttcctgtttttctggaTGGCAGAAGGCCGACATCTGCCTTTCTTTGCAACAATCTCctctattttctcttctttcaccTCCACTTCATGAGGAGTTTCTTTAGTATTCTTGGTCTGAGCACAAGATGCTCTACCTCTCCTCTTAGCTTGGACGGGTATCTCATCTTTCACTTCTTCCTCTGTTGCCTCTGGTGTTTGAGCTTTGGAAACTTTGGAGCTAGAGCAGGAATCCTTCCCTGTATTTGCCTCCAGCTCCCTCTTCCTGCCTTTCCTTTTGTCTTCAGTCTCATCTCCATCAGAAGCAGCTGCTGGTGTCACCACAGCGTCACTCCTGACTGACTGTTGGGCTCTGCCCCTGACATTCCTCTTAGAATGATGTGGTTCCTCACTGGCATGACCTTCGTCTTGGTTGGACTTGTTATCCTCATCTGCAGCGTTACATACAGAAGGATTCCTGGTGGCTCTGCGCTGTCCCCTTGTGGAACGAGTCTGCTGAGCATCTACCttctcctcatcatcctctttgACAACATTTGCAGATCCCTCTGTTTTCCTGCTATTCCTGCCTCTGGCTGTGGGTTGGGGAAGTGAATCGTCATCACTCTGCCTTTTGACAGATGCTGCAGCCTCTGATGTCCTCGATCTTCCTCGCCGCtggcttcctcttcctctgttcaGAGAGCTCACGCTGCAGCCTGAAATGTCCGAGTTCAGAGAAGTGGTGGAGTTAGATCTTGAAAGAGGAAAAACGTCCTgatctgttgctgctgcagccactgtcgtcctcctcctgttgCTGCTCCTAACATTAACTGTCTGAGGCACCTCACTCATCCTTTTTGCTCCTCTGCCTCGACCTCTCCCCCGGCTCGGCTGGGTGCTGACGATGGGGGCAGATCTCTCTGAACTGATCGAGTTGGAAGAGTTGGAGCGAGACCTGGTTCTCCTTGCTGGGACATCATCGCTGGCTAGAATGGAGTCTTGCTCTGTTGTACTTTGATCAACATTAGATCTTCGAGCTGCTCTTCGACCTCTTGCTGGCACTTTGGCCTTGTTCAGTTCATCCTTGTTTTCTTCTCGCtcgtttgtttctttttctttggtctTATTTTCTTTAGCcagtctttctctttcttcctttgCTTCCCTCTGTAACCtgatttgttcttcttctttcctctcacTAGCAAGTCTCTCTTCTAGTTCCCTCTTTTCTGTCTCCaacctttctctttcttctcgttcctttctttccttttctctctccaatttctccttcttttctcgTTCTGCATTTTCATGCTCtaatctctctttttcttccttctcctttctttctttttccaactGGGCCTCTTTTTCTCTCCGTATCTGATcgactctttctttttcttcttgctCTGCTCTTTCCTGTTCAAATCTTATTCTCTCAGCATTTTCAGCCTGTATTCTTTCTGCTTCCATGTTTTTCTGTTCCCTTTCTACATTTTTTTGGCTGCTCTTTTCAGCTTCCTCAAGTGATTCAGTTTCacacttttcctcctctttattATTTCGCTGCTGTCTCATGCTTTTCTTCTCTGTAACGGTCATTGCTTGTTCTACCTCCCTGTCTTCCTCACTGTCATCGCCATCAGGCCTGGATCTTCCCATTCTTCCTCTGGTCTTCCCTCTTGTGCGTCTCTTTGGAAGTTCTGAACTCTCTGCTTGCTCTTCCTTCTCTCTTAATCTCGCCCTTGTCCCTCTCTTATTTCTAGCACTCACTCCACTGGTTTCAGCTTCAGATTGTGTCCCCCTTTGTCTCATAGGTTCAACAGCAGAGACCTCAGAGACAGTGGGTGGTTTCTCTTCTTTAGGCTGCAGTGCCTTTGCCTTTGCTTCACATGGACCAgtgtcctcatcatcactcacgTTTTCACCCCTAACTACAGGTTGGGTGTCAACACTGAGAcgctgtgtctcctcctcttcaagTTGCAATGCCTTTGCCTTTCTTTTTCGTGGATGTAAAATTGGAATTGAGTCTTCATCCTGACTTTCAGTCTCTTCAACAGGATCCACTGGCTGAGTATCAAATGCAGAGAGCTCAGAGTTTGAGGgtgtttctgtctcctcttCTTCAAGATGtagttgttttgcttttctttttcttggacATGGAACTGAGTTGTCTTCATCACTTTGCTCTCCTTCACATGCACGATTGGtcgcagcagcagagacttcaGAATCAGAGAGGGATTGTGTAACTTCAATTTGCAGCGCTTTAACTCTTCTTTCTCGTAAAATTGGAATAGAGTCTTCTTCCTGACTTTCAGTCTCTTCAACAGGATCCACTGGCTGAGTTTCAAATGCAGAGAGCTCAGAGTTTGAGGgtgtttctgtctcctcttCTTCAAGATGtagttgttttgcttttcttttccgTGGACCTGGAACTGAGTTGTCTTCATCACTTTCCTCTCCTTCACTTGCACTAATGGGCTGAGTTCCCGCAGCAAGGAAGGGTTGTGTCTCTGCCTCAAGTAGCAGGGCTTctgctcttctttttcttgGGCCAGGCACTgagtcttcatcatcatcatcactgtcttcATTTTCACTCGTAGCTATAGGCTGAGTTTCAGCAACAGAAAAATCTGAACTAATGAAAGGCTGCGTCTGGGCCTCTTCAAGTTGTAGTGGCTTTGCTCTTCTTTTCTGTGGACATGGAAATaaatcttcatcatcacatATGTTCATTGGCTGAGTTTCAGCCATGGATAAAACATCACCAGTTGGTCTCTGCTGAGGTTGAGCTGTCTCCCCTTGTTGCTCACTCTCTTCTGTGTCATTCTGTGTCATGGGCTTGACTTGTTGTGCAGAGGCAAAAACCTTGTCTGTTACCAAACTCCCCTCTTCCTCGAAGGCAGATATTAGTTGGGTTTCAGCCATGGCAAGAGTACACGAGGTGAGAACGTCTAGAGGTTGTGTCTCAGCCATAGCGATTGtatttttcctctcattttcatctgtttcATCATCTGAATCACTGCAGGATTTTGAAATATATGCCTGTGTTTCTTCGAGAGCCAAATCTTTCTGACCTGCTTTTTCAGACATCCCTGAACATCTGGCAGGCTCCTCAGCCTCTTTATGGGCCTGTGTAGCCTCCGGGTTTGGCCCAATATCTGCAGGCGTTATGTCTGCAGCTAAAGCGGCCGCATATGCTTGGGTATCTTCCAGATTCACAATCTTCTCCACAGATACAAAGGCTTGGGTGCTCTCCATGGCCAGAGCTTGGGCCTGACACTGCAGGTGGCTGCTGTcagacaatcccagctgaaaaGACCCTTCCTGAGTGGACTCTTCACCATTTTCATCACCAGACATTTCAAGGCCAAACATTTGTGTGGGGTCCTCTGGAGGGTTGTTTTGGCAGTCTTGGTTCTGTAGAACGAAAGACTGAGTCTCCGCCACAACAAAGTCTTCATCATCCTGGCTGCCTGAGCAGGATGACAATCCTTCAGCCCCTATAACAGGTGCTACCTCTCCTAGAAAAGACATAAACCATTTTAGTAAAATTTTAGAATAAAGTTATCAGCAATCTAAATGTATTCAAAATATTTTACACACGTCTGAATGGCACTGAGGGACAAAGGAAAGCCTGAGTGTCCATGTTTTCCAGTTCTTCTTCTAAAATGATGAGTGAAAATAAGATTAATTTAAACcattaaacaaacagacatccattaaatgcacagtatgtcatttgGAAGAAGTATGGAACGATGGGAATGgttgtcttgtttgtttcctctgtgtatttgtgctttAGAAGGTGATCTACAGCAAACAACAATGAGAAGTTGCCATTCCTCTGTGACAAATACACTCAatcaatttcaaaaacaaaagacaacacacaggCTAATTATTGCCACCAAATATTTTTctcctcactctgatgtttgtCTCGGGAGTTTAAGCAGAGACAGTAGACTACCAAAATGACTTTCACCTTGAATAGTAATATATTTCTGTACATTTAAAGTGTTGGAAACAGCTGAATTGAATATGTGAGTTTCCTTCAGTTTTTATAGAATCCATTATTTCTACCACTGATTACTTGTTATTCCTAAAGAGTCATTTTGACCTATTCCTATTTTGAGTACATTGAGAACAATAGGCATATTTTTCTTCTAATATACTGTTAGAAATAGATCAATCAGTTGTGAGACTAATCATAAGTTGAATCtgacattaattaataaatcaatTCTATTGTGTGTATCATGAGAAAATCTATTGACCAATTACCTGTCAATATAGGAGTAGAGCTCTTCTGAAGAAGGGGAACCAGCCACCTAGGTGTACTTTCTCTGCATAAGCTAGGGATGTGGTCCTTTCCTGCCTCTCCCGCATCTGCCTCCTTATCTTCCACATCTGTATCACTATCACTGTCCCCTCTGTGGTCAGGTGGATTGGCCCCATCCTCAGCAGGGGGTTTGCTGGATTCATccacatctgtgtctgtgtcatctGATCGAAGAGCTTCTGACGTCGCACCAGCAGAGACTGGCGAGGCTTTGACAGCCGCAGGTGTGACCTGAGGAGAAGAGTCTTCCACATCTGTGTCACTGTCGGACAGAATATCAGGCCCGACATCTGCAACGGTGCATGATTCCATGTCGACGGCAGGAACCTCACCGAGGTTTGGAGTTGGCATCTCTTCATCATCTGTGTCACTGTCGAGTTGTAGGCTATGAATGGCAGAGGCAGATTCAGCCCCATTTGTCTTCATATCCAATCTAGTGGGGGCTTCATCGACTTTAGagtggggtttgtgtgtttcacaaccactctcttcttcctcatcaaCATCTGTGTCACTGTCTAAGTGGAAATCCTTCACCTGTGTTGAAGGAGCAGCGTCAGCTGTGGGTGCACTCAGAGATGACACAGGTTTTGCTTTGGTGTCAGCGCCTGACACAGGAGCATCATCATCCACATCAGTGTCACTGTCCACAGTGAAACCCTCAGGTTGGATAACTGAATGTACATGAGGAGGTTTGGTATTGTCATCAGAGGACGCCACCATTTTAGATTTGTCCAAGGAAACTTCATCCTCATCAACGTCTGTATCACTGTCCATGTGATCCTCAGCTGTGTTTGGCAGCTGACAGCTGAGTGGGTTTGTGTTCGAGGTCACAGGAGGTGAAGACACcaccttttcctcctctccctccacaTCGGTGTCACTGTCCACGTTAAATGCAGAGAGCACCTCTATGGTGGGTGTTGTTGTACACACAGGCAATTCATCCTCTCCTGAAAGACTGATAGCTCTTTCCTCTGTCATCGGCACATGTTGTCCACTTGTATGAGACTTTGTCCCTTCTAGTGTGgctctttcttcctccctcccttcctcctcttcactgtcGTCCACAATTGCAAATGCCTTTTTGTCCTCAAGCGGCTGTCCAAACACATCTACTTCTGTCTCCTCTTTGCTGAAGCTGACGTGTCTGTAAAGTCTATTTTTAGAGGAGGACGGCGTGATGGGACTTTCATCCTCACTGTAAAACAGAGGAAGTCGAGGGGACAAGGATTAAAATTCATAAATGAAAGAAGAAATgagctacaaaaaaaactaaaacaggtGTTGCTAAGATACCTTTCTGGGACGATTTTGTTTGGGGGACTCAAAAATGTGGGACTAGATTTATGGGAGTCAGACTCAGAAACTGTAAAAGACAATAAGATaatgttgtaaaacaaaaactgatacagtaaaaaaaaaaaacacttaatttcTGTGTTTACATAATTTACATACCAAGAGCCTTAACTCTGACACTTTCTTCATCAGAGTCTGAATCAGATTCTGGGACCAGCGTCCCCTGTGGATGGGTTGGTGTTTGCTCAAATGACAAGCAATCCATTCTGACAGGAGTCTTTGTTAAAGATGCCGTAGCATTTGTGCCTCCGTTGACACATTTCTTACTGTTTGTGCTTTTGTCCCCACCATTCTCTCCTGAGGCACCAGGCAACCCAGCCTTCACTCCCAAATTCCTGCTCACAGGAGTCCGTGTGTCCTCTtgcatagagactgtgtctacAGTGACATACTGACATGGGATGTCTGCCAATACCAAGCTGTCACTATCACTGAGGGCATAGCGTACATCAGGACTCAGCTTTAAGCGGCCCTTGCGGGTACCATTCATGCTCCCAAGATCCCACACCAAAGCCTCTGTATCCATATCACCATGAGCACCTCTCCTCCGATagacagagatggagatgaTGGCATGCTTTTTAGATATTGAGGATGCGGGCAGAGGCAGGGAGCATGTGTTGGGGTCACGGCCCAGCACATTATCTCCAGCAAAGAGTGGAAACTctgggagagacagagaacatTGATTGTGAGAAGTAAAGAAACAATAAATGATGAAACCAAATGTGTCATAAAAGCAGCAGTAAGCCACTCACCTGTCTCaggaatgtgttcattttttaaGACACACAGTTTAGCCAATGGTTGACCCCTTTGGTTTTcattctcctcttcttcacttttTGCTTCATCTGACTCCAAGTGTAAGTCATTGATCATCTGAGTGGAATCCATTTCTCATGCGGGGTGTCTACTGTGCATACACAGATCAATTTAAATGCTAAAGTGCAATTTAACCAACGACAGTTAACTGATTATCTGTAATGCAGCTGAGCCTTAATCAGTTATGAGATACTTTGCTGCAGAACCATCGCTAACGTCCAGTTTGTAGGAATGATCTAAACGCGAACCATCAACGGTCAGTATTAAAACAAATCGACAGAAAAAACCTTAACCAAAtgtttatatcatgtttatatcAGCCCATACATGATTTTACAAGTTACTTATAACGCATTTACTCATACTTTAAACATTAACCGTCTACAATTCCTAAAAATTGCATTTGTAACTAACTACCATGAATGCTAAAGAGGAAGTTTACGAGATAACTTGCCCGTAATTCAAACAGCTGCGTTTCAAAGTTGTCAAAATGaactcatgtgttcatttgcaACGTGAATATGTGGATGtgacatgttattgttattattttgatgttGTTGGAAAAGTTCAGACACAAACCTTCACCGTGCTCGCGTTGCTCAGTGGACATAAACATCAAGCACTTCCTGGAGATAATTTACAACGCCCCCTTGTGGTGATTTAAGAAAACGTAATTGGGTGATATGTCTGTCATTCAAAGTAAAAACTGTTGCTATTGGACGTTCAGCCCTCACTCGCTCTTAAACTGGGTCTGATTGGACCAAACATACAGGAGTCGTGACGGCCCCACCCCTTTATCTTCGCGCTAACATCACGTCTTAAAGTGACCGTACAACAACGGCTGAACGATAATCCACTCTGGTTTGATCtgctttaatataaatataatatttaggtaaattcataaataggaaaataaacaatgtgaCGTAAATGATGATAGTTACCGTCAATAAAAAGGATGTGTTGCAAAGGCCcattatgtaacattttaaatgattaaatgcagaaattcaattaaatatcTGTATTTGTATAAGCGTAtaatcatttcaatttttttttttaaaaaatgctttgttttcttggCTCTGGaaaatttaatgtattttattattttatatttatttgtttgaatgtgttttcctgACGTACCTGAGGAAGGGGTGAGAACACGAGTCCTCCATTTGtcacaatctgcagtctcaccattagatgtcactaattcataCACACTGGGCTTATCAATGTCAgaggaaaatgtaaaacactTGTTCCTGCTGGCCCAGAGAATATGTTTGATACAGTGGAAGTTTGTCATTCAGGCAAAGTGGAAACTGCCAGGGAACCCCGAGGGTTGGAAAAGCTTCTTAATGTCATAATTTATCTACACAACTTATCAACTATTTTGTTTCTTGAAAATCACACATATTATTGTCAAATTGATAATAACAGATAATTACTATTACTTTATTAATTACCcaatcaaatattaaataatgataacTTTGTACTGGTGTGAATTTATTTATAGATGAATAAATCcataattaaattattaataattttcttttttttttacaatcgaTTATAATAAACAAAAGGTGCTCTTATGTTTCAATTAATTGAAAAAGGTAGACGTATACATCCCCCTTCAGTTCATTGTGCTTGGGGCCCCCTAAATTCCCAGAAATCCTCCACAGCATATGACTAATGTTGTGGCAATTCTCTGTTCCCTGAATAATGAAATAGAGACTTCTGCTAGCCGCCaagtttttatttcctttcaaaGAAAGTGTTTTCTTCACCGCTTGTGTGCAGATTGACCTTTCTTTGCAAGGAAAGAAAAACTTCTCAGCTGGCAGAAGTCTCTGTTTCATTATGTTGGGTGTAGCTCTACAGACtagcactttgtttttttcattaacatAATGTGTTTTACACAACATTGGGATCTATATGGAAGGAATAAGGGCAATGCAGCTGCATTATTTCCCTGGGGGCACATTGTGCCTGTATGTGCAACAGAGGATCTATTGTGCCACTTATTTACTTACTAGTATAAAGAAGAATCTAATCTGTACTCCTAGTACAGTACTAGTGAACTACTGTATATTGTAATTTttgaatgtgtgtatacatctctgtgtgtgataTAGGtatatgcaataaaaacaaaaagaaaggtCTCACAGAGCAGCTATTTTAATGCAAAACCAGATGTTTATGTATGACCAATATTGTATTGGTCAATGTTGGTCAATTATATTTTggttaaacttaaaaataaccTGCTACTGTCTTGTGTTGGTTTGGATAGTTTTGTGAATGTggctttgaaagaaaaaaacgttTTGTCTGTTTCCATGTTGCAGTTGGTCATAAGCTTAATAACTATAAACTAGTGGGGAATACAGCCCGTATAATATCAGGctaagtggaaagggaacttggcttgtaaccagagggttgctagttcaagtccccaccaggtcaaaagggctggggtacccctgagcaaggtacccaacccccattgctccccgggcgctactcagtgtggcagcccactgctcccaattctaggatgggtcaaatgcagagaaatcatttccctaaggggattaataaagtataaaaatacaGGCCTCACAAAATTACACTTTACGTAATATTCCAGTATGTCTggaatatttaataataaccATGTCTGATCATCTATGTGTCTGCCACAGTGGAAAGAACTCAACTGTTTTTATTATCAATCTTTAAATTTTTATGATTGCAGGAAACTATCCACATACTACAGAAACTGTCTGTATTATTTATATCTGCTGACA from the Solea senegalensis isolate Sse05_10M linkage group LG9, IFAPA_SoseM_1, whole genome shotgun sequence genome contains:
- the mdc1 gene encoding mediator of DNA damage checkpoint protein 1 isoform X3, which encodes MDSTQMINDLHLESDEAKSEEEENENQRGQPLAKLCVLKNEHIPETEFPLFAGDNVLGRDPNTCSLPLPASSISKKHAIISISVYRRRGAHGDMDTEALVWDLGSMNGTRKGRLKLSPDVRYALSDSDSLVLADIPCQYVTVDTVSMQEDTRTPVSRNLGVKAGLPGASGENGGDKSTNSKKCVNGGTNATASLTKTPVRMDCLSFEQTPTHPQGTLVPESDSDSDEESVRVKALVSESDSHKSSPTFLSPPNKIVPESEDESPITPSSSKNRLYRHVSFSKEETEVDVFGQPLEDKKAFAIVDDSEEEEGREEERATLEGTKSHTSGQHVPMTEERAISLSGEDELPVCTTTPTIEVLSAFNVDSDTDVEGEEEKVVSSPPVTSNTNPLSCQLPNTAEDHMDSDTDVDEDEVSLDKSKMVASSDDNTKPPHVHSVIQPEGFTVDSDTDVDDDAPVSGADTKAKPVSSLSAPTADAAPSTQVKDFHLDSDTDVDEEEESGCETHKPHSKVDEAPTRLDMKTNGAESASAIHSLQLDSDTDDEEMPTPNLGEVPAVDMESCTVADVGPDILSDSDTDVDESSKPPAEDGANPPDHRGDSDSDTDVEDKEADAGEAGKDHIPSLCRESTPRWLVPLLQKSSTPILTEEELENMDTQAFLCPSVPFRREVAPVIGAEGLSSCSGSQDDEDFVVAETQSFVLQNQDCQNNPPEDPTQMFGLEMSGDENGEESTQEGSFQLGLSDSSHLQCQAQALAMESTQAFVSVEKIVNLEDTQAYAAALAADITPADIGPNPEATQAHKEAEEPARCSGMSEKAGQKDLALEETQAYISKSCSDSDDETDENERKNTIAMAETQPLDVLTSCTLAMAETQLISAFEEEGSLVTDKVFASAQQVKPMTQNDTEESEQQGETAQPQQRPTGDVLSMAETQPMNICDDEDLFPCPQKRRAKPLQLEEAQTQPFISSDFSVAETQPIATSENEDSDDDDEDSVPGPRKRRAEALLLEAETQPFLAAGTQPISASEGEESDEDNSVPGPRKRKAKQLHLEEEETETPSNSELSAFETQPVDPVEETESQEEDSIPILRERRVKALQIEVTQSLSDSEVSAAATNRACEGEQSDEDNSVPCPRKRKAKQLHLEEEETETPSNSELSAFDTQPVDPVEETESQDEDSIPILHPRKRKAKALQLEEEETQRLSVDTQPVVRGENVSDDEDTGPCEAKAKALQPKEEKPPTVSEVSAVEPMRQRGTQSEAETSGVSARNKRGTRARLREKEEQAESSELPKRRTRGKTRGRMGRSRPDGDDSEEDREVEQAMTVTEKKSMRQQRNNKEEEKCETESLEEAEKSSQKNVEREQKNMEAERIQAENAERIRFEQERAEQEEKERVDQIRREKEAQLEKERKEKEEKERLEHENAEREKKEKLEREKERKEREERERLETEKRELEERLASERKEEEQIRLQREAKEERERLAKENKTKEKETNEREENKDELNKAKVPARGRRAARRSNVDQSTTEQDSILASDDVPARRTRSRSNSSNSISSERSAPIVSTQPSRGRGRGRGAKRMSEVPQTVNVRSSNRRRTTVAAAATDQDVFPLSRSNSTTSLNSDISGCSVSSLNRGRGSQRRGRSRTSEAAASVKRQSDDDSLPQPTARGRNSRKTEGSANVVKEDDEEKVDAQQTRSTRGQRRATRNPSVCNAADEDNKSNQDEGHASEEPHHSKRNVRGRAQQSVRSDAVVTPAAASDGDETEDKRKGRKRELEANTGKDSCSSSKVSKAQTPEATEEEVKDEIPVQAKRRGRASCAQTKNTKETPHEVEVKEEKIEEIVAKKGRCRPSAIQKNRKKQQEESENSSNSLEQDTEGQSTEPQTQTSGASRKRQAPASSSPVAKTPRSCASSPAPGGRSKAVSQAYKVLFTGVVDESGERVLARLGGSMAKGVADMNYLVTDKVRRTVKFLCAMAKGIPIVTPHWLEKSGKAGSFLPTDAFLVKDAEQETKFSFCLHQSLRTARSQPLLQGYEIHVTKSVKPEPVHMKDIISCSGATFLPKMPSSLKPQTVVVSCEEDWALCGPAVAASLPVVTAEFILTGILQQRVDFQSHVLSVAPVQPAGGRGRGRKKT